The following is a genomic window from Microtus pennsylvanicus isolate mMicPen1 chromosome 3, mMicPen1.hap1, whole genome shotgun sequence.
CACACTAAGCCCACCATGGTCTTCCCTGGTATACACCACTTGTTTCTACTTGGAAAACTGGACTTTACAGAATCAGTTTTTCAGTGGCGTATTCCCCCACCTGCCAACAAGGGCTTTCATGGTGTATACATGTATAACGTAGGAGGGCTAGGtgtggtgtgtacacatgtgtttctGTAATGTATGTGGACGTTCATGTGGGGGGTGCATAGGCGCATGTATGTgtcctgtggaagtcagaggtccaCATCAAAAGATTTCCTCAACCTCTCTCAGTCCCAGAGATCATCCAGTCTCTACTTCCTCAGCACTGGGGGTATAACGGAAATGGCCGTGTCTACCTTTTACACGGGTGCTGAgcatttgaactcgggtcctgtTGCTCATATGgcagcattttaccaactgagcatcTCCTCAGTCCTATGTGTGCTTAATACTCCATTCATATTTGTAACAACTTTCAATAGCGGCCCTGGGCTCTCACGTTTATCTTAATTGAAAGCTGTGAGTTCCCGTCCAGCTTGCTGCCCACTTCCCCTTCACAGAGCTCCCAGAAAACCATCTCTCTGACAGCCTCTGACCACGACAGCCCCTCTACCAAGCTGCCACTGTCtcacccaccctccacccccaaggACTCCAAAGTCGAAAGAGTATAGTTTCCAAAAGCAGGGCCTCAGGAGCCAATCCAGGGGTCTTAGGGCCCCAGGGTGCCCCAaaggcctcctccctcctccctggtaCCTGAGAATGTCTCCTGGAGAGTGATCACATCCTGTAAGCGGGAGAAGGGGCCAGGCCCCACCTCTGTGCGGGCCCCCATCTTGAAGAAGTACCGGGTGTCACTCTCGAGGCCGTGCACTTCTGCACTGAAGATGTTTcctagggtgggggtggggagcaggggggcaggcagaaggcaggggcaggaggcagaagtacCACTGACTTGGCACCCGGACAGTAGCTTTTGCCTCTAACCCCAGAAGCCCGAAGGACGTCCTAATGACTAACTCGGTCacctgggagagggaaagggcaCTCTTACCCTCTGTGGTGAGCAGCGTCCACTGATGCTCAGGCTGAGTGTGGTTGTTGCTGTAGAGAATTAGATACTCCACGATCTCACCATTGGGCTCCGTGGGGGGACACCAGTGTAGCCGAACAGTGGATGGTGTCAGGGGACTCAGGCGTAGGTCAGAGGGGGGTGTCGAAGGCCCTGCAgtgcagggaagggagggaagggtcaGAGACACAGCCCCGGCGGAGGGTGGCTGGAAGTTAGGGGATGAGGGAGGGCAccatctccccttcttcctccttcactgGACCCAGCAAATGGGTGGCACATGGGGGAGAGGCAGCGGCTACTCACGGTCAGGCAGGGTGGAGCGCTCTACTACGGAGCCAAAAGGCCCATCCATATCCACACCGTGGGACTGTACCGCAAACTCATACTTGGTGAACGGCTTCAACCCGCCAATGAGGATGTCTTCTCCGGAGCTTCCGGGGGAAGGGACAGGGCTAGTGCCCTCAGACAGGCTTCAAGCCAGGCAGAACCCCAGACATAAGCTCCTGTCACCAGCCAGACCCTATGCTGGAGGAAGCTGCTCTTTGGGACCACtaccctccccaacacacacacccaggcaATCCACAGAGAGACCGGATGTACGCTACTCCACGTCTAAACTCCAAACCAGACCCTCCtggcctccaggaagccttcctggaTTAATTAAGTTATTCTGCACCTGGGGGACCAATCACTTCTGAGGCATCTTTTCTTGTCTTAGCCTGTGTCTCTGTTGCCTTTTTCGGTTGTTCTCTCAGTTAGACTAGCAGCAACTTGAGCCTTCTTCTGCATGATGGGAGGCAGAGCCCCatcagaaggaaggaagcttCTAGTCTTGTACCTCACTCTCACCAAACGGTGACCCACAGGCTCTGCCGTCGGGATAGAACCAGACAGCTTGCCCTTCTCGCTGTTACACCCTGGTCAGCAGCCAGGGAAGAGACACCTATGGAGGTCCTGGTGAGCTCTCGCCACAGCTGAGCCCTGCAGCCCCTCCGCCCCTGCCGCCTCCCCTTGCTGATACCTGGTATAGTAGGTGACCAGGGAGGCATTCCTGAGTCCCCAAGGACCAAACCGCACAGTGTAGTTGACAATCTTGACAGTGGTAAAGTCTGGCTTCTTCCACCGAAGCCAGATGGAGGTGGAGCTGTTTGGTTCCGCATGGATGTGGGCAGGAGGTAGGGGCGGCCCCCTCTGAATAGGCAGGTCTAGGAGGGGACATCAAAGCGTGGTGAGAGGGGGCAGACACTCATAGTCCcaagaagcttttttttaaaaaatatttatttatttattaagcctgcaggccagaagagggcaccagatctcattacagatggttgtgagccaccatgtggttgctgggaattgaactcaggaccttcagaagagcaggcaatgctcttaaccactgagccatctcgccagcccccccAAGAAGCTTTATttggtctttttccttcttatttttgagacagtgtctcattatgtagtaacccaggctggcctctaactctccatcctcctgcctctgtctctctagtgcAGGGGTTGGAGCTGTGTGCTACCATGACTGTCACTGGCTCTCTCTTTTGACCCTGTGAGTTGGGTGGCATCATTCCCACTGCAACTGAGGCACCCAAGAACTGAAGTGATTTCCCCCCCGCCAAGGTCACACCCAGAGCGGCTATGAATCATGGTTGACAAGCATGTGACAAAGAAAGCATGCCATGCATCGTGAGCCAGGCTTGGCTGAAATTCCATTTCTGCCGCTTATTAGCTGTGTGACTTTAGAGAAGCTGCACAATCTCTCTGTGCCTCCatttccagttctttttttttttttttttgatttttcgagacagggtttctccgtagcttttggttcctgtcctggaactagctcttgtagaccaggctggcctcgaactcacagagatccgcttgcctctgcctcccgagtgctgggattaaaggcgtgcgccaccaccgcccggctcatttccagttctttttttttttttttttttttttttttttttttggtttttcgagacagggtttctctgtggctttggagcctgtcctggaactagctctgtagaccagaccaggctggtctcgaactcacagagatccgcctgcctctgcctcccaagttcatTTCCAGTTCTTATACGGATCTGGTGACAGTACCTATGTCTTgaggttcttcttttttctttaatttatttaaaatttaattttaattttttaatttttttggttttttgagacaagatttctcagtagctatggagccagtcctggaacttactctgtagaccaggctggccttgaactcagagatccacttgtctctgcctcccaagtgctaggattaaagacgtgcgccaccactgcctggccacacaTGTATTTGTTATGTGAAGGAAAGGGAGTGGGTGTGCCAcgctgtgcctgtggaggtcagaggacaacttggaggagcctggaaaccaaactcaggccagctggcttgcAGCAAGCCCTtcatctgctgaaccatctcaccggCCCCTCACGGGAGTTCTTATGAGATTAAATTAATGAATACTTACAATGCAGGTAGAAAACTGTCTGGTATAGTGTATACTATTTCTTGACAACCATTTATTAgataagcataaaataaaataaactccaaGAGAACGAAGTTTATTTGTGTTGTTCAACACTAAATTTCCAGAACAGAGCGGGTACATGGCGGATACTTAGTAAAATACTCGCTCAATGAAGAGAAATGAACTGTCTGGAATTAGAACCCaggtttctttgtttctgagtGTCAGGATGGGTCCTCAAGGTGACAGACAACGCAGGGCCTCAGGGCAGCACAACACAGTGAGAACCACTCTTCCCTGGGAGGCAGGGTTCTGGGTCCTAGTTAGTCTAGGCTTCATGTGGCCTTAGATGAGTCCCTTTGCTTCTTTGGCCCTTGTGACACTGTGACAGGATGTTGTCACCTATAAAGTTCACTATCAAGAACTGTGAAATTAGCCTGGTGGTGGGggcacatgtgtttaatcccagcacctgagaggcaaaCATAGGTGGatctgagcttgaggtcagccaggacaaccaggggcacacaaagaaaccctgtctcaaaaacaaaaacaaagccaacaaaGAGCTGTGAAATTTCTGGGcagagtggcacatgccttcagtccctgcacttgggaggcagaggcaggtgggtttctgtgagttcaaggccaacctggtccatatagtttcaggacagtcagaacagcatagtgagaccctgcctcgagaaaaacaaaacaaacaaacaaacaacaaaaccaaatcagACCCTCCCTTGCCCCCCAACATGGAGcaagagatggtttagtgggtaaaggttACCGAAcctgaggacttgaatttgatccccagggcTCACGTGACGGAAGAGAATCAGATGCTCCTCTCACCCCCACAagtgcacacaaaataaacaaaatgtaataaaaaattaaaaaataattttaaaagattatatccAAACAAACCTTAAAATATTGTAAGCAAGCTTATGGTTCACGCTGAGTAGAAGCAATATGACAGGAGgggggaaagatggctcagcagttaagagcacttactgccctTTTAAAGAATCTGGgttgaagccgggcgatggtggcgcacgcctttaatcccagcactcaggaggcagaggcaggtggatctctgtgagttcgagaccagcctggtctacagagctagttccaggacagggtccaaagccacagagaaaccctgtctcaaaaaaagcaaaaaaaaaaaaaaaaaaaaaaaaagaatctgggttcgattcccagtacccacatggcggCTCCCAACCATCTTTATCTCCAGTCCCAGTAGATTCGGAGCCCTTTTTCGCTTTGAGGGACACCAGGaacacaggtggtgcacagacacaacacccatacatataaaattaatttatttttaagtaaaccaTAAAGATATTCTCCCTGTTTAAGAATTATGAGatagggggctgaagagatggctcagtggttaagagcattgcctgctcttccaaaggtcctgagttcaattcccggcaaccacatggtggctcacaaccatctgtgatgagatctggtgccctcttctggcctgccgacatacacacagacagaatattgtatacataataaataaataaaaaaattaaaaaaaaaaagaattatgagatagccgggcggtggtggcgcacgcctttaatcccagcactcgggaggcagaggcaggcggatctctgtgagttcgagaccagcctggtctacagagctagttccaggacaggctccaaagccacagagaaaccctgtctcgaaacccgccccctcccaaaaaaaagaattatgggaTAATCTGATGGATAACGCGATATAGGTGGATGTGGTTGAAAAACTAAAGGTTGAAGGTTGGAGCCAGGGATCACGCATCGAGCATGGGGTTTCCTAAACCTTTTCACACTCTTCCCATTTGCCCGGCTTAGCTTGAGAATGAGGGGCATATCCGACAGCAGGAGGACTCCTGCCCGAGAGGGTGAGCAGGAGTGAGCGTGGCACATACACTGCCTGCTGGCTGatcagggaaagagggaaagatgCTTTCACAACCCCCCTGCCGCCTCCTCACCTGGCGTGGGCGCCTTCTCAGTCTTGCCTTTCCATACAGCTGCGTAGCCGTCCTCATGTTTGTTGAAAGCTACGAGCTTCACTTCGTACAGCCTGCCAGGGACTGGGGAAGGCCACGAGGGTCACTCTCCCTGCACCGGGCTTGCCCAGCTCACAAGACCCTCCCAAGCCCAGGCCTGCTCACCTAGCTGGGTCAGTTCATACTGCTTCACTTTCTTCTTGAGCCGCACAGGTCCCACGTCCCAAGCCTGGTCTCCTCGGCCCCCTGGGGGGCGGTCAccgtctgcctcttcctctgcccccaCCTCACGCCAGTAGAGTTTGTATCCAGAAATCTGGGTGGGGTGAGGGGGCGGCTGCCATGACACCACCAGGGATTCCATCTTTGCCCTCACCTTCAATTCTGCAGGGGCAAAGGGAACTGGGGACAGAGGGAGATGATGGGGACAAGGGGAAGAGAATGAGTGAGGACGTCAGGAACCTGAGCGGGTGCTGGGCACAGCACAGAGTTATGCCAGGACTTTCCCTACTGCTCCATTCTGCCACCTCCCGGTGGTCTTGAGCACTGCATGCTAGCTGTGAGGGCGGGCCTGCAAGGCATGCACAAAAGAGACGGCAGGGGGCGCGTCTGTCAGAGGGAACAGAGGGGCTTCTGCTAGTCTCTTGAAATAAATACAGACAAGGGGCTGCAGAGGTAAGGAAAGAGGTCTGGAACCATTAGAGTGAGGAGCCCTACTCGGAGCTCAAGAATAGAGGGCTGGCTATGTGTAAAACACTGTTTCAAACACTTCgtatatggatttttaaaattttaggtatttatttatgtgtgtgtgtgtgtgtgtgtgtgtaggtcagaggacaagttgtggACTCATTTATTTCCTTCCATCGTATAGATTCTGGGGAGACAATGGGAGTCTGATCCTCTGATAAAAAGAGCAACCCCTTTACTAGCTGGGCCATCTTGGCAGCCCTTCATTCTTATAACTCTATAAtccagtaaaaaacaaaacaaaacaaaacaaagcagccaagcggcggcagtgcacgcctttaatcccaggcagaggcaggtggagctctgtgagttagaggccagcctggtctacaagagctagttccaggacaggtaccaaacctacagagaaactctgtttcaaaaaacaaacaaataaaaaacaaaactaaaactaaaaaaaaaagctatcaccTATATCTTACAGATAGAAATTGAGCTCGGGATGTCAAGTAACTTGCCAGATGTCTGAAAACAGTGTTCGACTTTGTGGGCATTTAATCACTCTACTACTAGGCCTCTGGCAAAAGCAGCTACCATTTAAtgattccttcctcccttcctttgaaACAGAACTTCacgcatcccaggctggccccaaactcactatgtaggtgaggcagatcttgaatttctgatctttctgctgggaccacaggcatgggccaccatgctgggtttgtgcagtgctggggatcgaacctagGGTTTTGTGCatctaggcaagtgttctaccaagCGAGCCACATTCTCAGCTCACGGAGTACCTACTCTGTGCCAACCACTTTATGTATAATTGCATTACTGACCCTGCTGCCCCTTACAGTCGTAATGAAGCTTTCCGGATGCGACTTGTCAAAGGTCACAAAGGCTTCCCTGAtgcattgagtgtgtgtgtggcggggtggggtgggtggggagggaggcgGAGGAGGAAGGTGACAATTACAGGTCTGTGTTGGGTGTGGCCTGGGGTTCCAAGGCCCCCGTCCCCCCTGTCTGGTCTGCCCCTGAAGCTCCATACCATGGCTCTGGTTGTGCACACCAGGTGTCCTGTGCTGCATCCACTGGGAAGGGACTCCGTAGCCAGCCCCAGTGCCGGCCGAAATTCGGACTCGGTATACCTTGTTCGGCTGAAGTGAGTTTAATGTAAGCTGTGTCTCATTTCCGGGTACCTCAGTGGAGAAAACCTGATCTTCTAGGACAGAAGAGATGGATTGCTGAGTGTTCTTCATCTGGAAACCGAGATCTCTAACTTATCACACTGACTCTTCCACTTAGGCCCCCGAGGTCCTCTGGGCACTGACCCCTCAGCTGGAGGCAGTCTCTACGCCTCCAGGCTGACCCTGGGGCTTCTGGCTCCAACTGCTGAAGCCCATTAATCTTGGTTCAGCAAGAAAAGACCAAAGCatgtttttctcctctctgtttATGGTCAAAATAGCCAGTACACACCCCTTGTACAGTCCGTACAGTCCCAAGGGCTAGCCAAGAGCACCCAGCAGTGCCTGCTGTCAGGAGCCCTGACTGCTACCTTGGGTtagcctcctgtctctctctttagcTTTACTCTGACCCtagcctcttttcttttctgcacTCCCCCATTCCTTTTAGAACCACATCAGCGCCCCTAGACCACCACAATCTCCCCAACAAGAACATCCCATGCCCCGTGGGCACACCCGTAGCATCCCATCTCTTCTCTGGTGCTTAAACTAGAAGGGTTCCAAGGACCAACTAGGTGAACTGCTTGCTtcacagaaaggaaactgagTCGGAGGCTCCGCTGGCTATACACATGGCACCTCCTTatcttgtttctgcttttttcttcccttttcctctacTGCCTCcctgtactgggattacaagcaggcaccaccaccatggcagactgggattgaactcaggtccttggcctTGAACATGTACTTTATGCAtggagctatctctctagcctcccaCCGCTCTTTTCCAGAGCTTTCCCATGCCCCGCTGGGACTTACTCCCACAGACCCCCCCATCTGGGGGAGAACCTCCTTTCCCACTGGCAGCTCCCCACTGCCCCAGCCCCACTCACCTTCCTTTCCCAGGCCATACTCTATCTTGTACTTCACCACCTGGCCGTTGCTCAGGCCTGAAGGCAGGGGCAACCATGCCACCCTGATGTCTGAGGGGTTGGGGCTGGACAGGGCGAGCTGGGGTGCCGCACTGGGGACTGAGACAGAAGAACGCTGGCATGAGCTCTGCCCCACTGACGGGGAAGGCGAGGTCAGGAGTGGTCAGAGACTTGCCCAGGTCACACAGCAACTCAGGAGCAGGCCCAGGatcagagggagggaagggagcctCTCGGGGAGCCTCAAGCTGGAGGATGAGGAGACCTCCTTCCTACCCCAAGGCTAGAGGACAGTGTGGGTCAGAAGATTTTTGTATCCAATGGCTGGATGGTCCATGGGTGTAAGGAAGGAGGGCTGTAAAATATGGGGACTCACAAGAGCAGGGTTCAAATCTCAGCTGTCCTactgaccttgggcaagtcactttcattttctgatcctcagtttccccattttaCACGGGGAAGAAGAAACCCTGCCCACTCCTTTACAGGGCACAAAAGACATCACAAGGTAAGGAAGAGGTCCTTGGGGTACACAGTCTCTGGGTAGGGATGTCCTTGGGCTCCGGGCCACTGCAGGTTCAGAGGTCCTACCATCATCCAGTGTATGCACCAGGGCTGGGCTGGAGGTGCGGCTGGCCCCTAGCTGGGAGTAGGCCACCACGTAGAATTCATAATCCGTGTTGGGTTCCAGGTCCCGAACCTGCAGCTCTGTGGTGTCATTGTTCACTGCGAACTGGTACTCCACGTTATCCACTCCTGAGGTGGTGGCACAGGAGACAAAAGGACCGTCGCAGCCCACTCACTTCAGGTCTTACCAGTCGGGAGTTGGTCTGGGGATCCTAATGGTCTATGTATAGCTAAATCGTGGAAGACAGTCTAGGCTGACGGGTATAAAGGCCCTCGCCTTCTAGTCTACCCATTGTATTAATTCCAGAACTGGTCAGGAAGTTCCTTGTGCTGTCTAGTTAAGTAGTTACTACTGCAGTTAGTTAACTAGGGTGGACGACGGCTCCATTAACCCTGTAAAAGCAAGCATCCTTTCAGGGGAGTATATGCACGGCTCCGAACTCTAATACTAGATCGCTGCCCCTCACCCCATCCGCAGAGGTCCCCACCGGGCAATCCTTCAGTCATCTAACCCGTGGCTGCCCTAAGTGGGGCCACTTGGTCTTGAGTATACATACCCCTTGCCTTTTGGTAGTGAAGGGAGAAGCCAATGATTTGCTCGCTGTGCAGTTCAGGCCGCTCCCAGGCCACCAGCACAGCGGAGCTGCTCAGAGGCGTGGCTGTAACCCGAGTCGGGGCGCTGGGCAGCCCCTCGCGTACCACCACCGCCAGGGGCGCGGCCGCACACGCGGTTCCTGCGCTGTTCTCTGCTATGCACTGGTAATAGCCGGCGTCCTGCAGGCCGATCTGCGTGATGACCAagctgccaccaccgccctgcaccTTGACTCGCCCGTTGGGTCGCAGCGGGACCCCGTCGTGCAGCCAGCGTAGCGTGGGCCGTGGCTCCCCCGACGCGCGGCACACGAAACGCGCAGTGCTGGCCCGTGTCCTCGACAGAGCCTCTGGCGCTTGCGAGATAGCAGGAGCCCCTGGAGACAGGAGAGTCTCAAGCGTCCCAACACCGCACCCCCAGTCTCTCCCTGAGGTCCTCTCCCCTAGTCACCTGGGCCAAGCTTGGGTCCACCCGCCTGCCCACTTGCTCTGGCCCCTCCTAGATAGCTCTTCTCTCTTTCAGGGCCTGACATCGAACCCACACTCCTGCTACAACCTTCCGGGTGATGGCATTGCAGGCAAGAGCTACCATGTCCAGATTCTGGTTTCCAGGCTTCACACCATATAGTCCATTCCACTATCTCCTCCCATAACCTCACCCCACTCCAGCtcacccactctctctctctccatcatccAAACCAGGCTTTACATACCCCTCTCCATCCCTGTCTCAACTCTCTCCACTCTATCCTCCAAagattccttccatgtatgttacCCCTTTCCACGCTTCATCTTCTAGcaacccctctcctccctctgacACCCAACTGTCCCTAGTGTCCCACAGCTCCAGGCCTCACCCAGCACTCTGAGCTCAGCTGCAGCGGTGGCAAAGTCGCGGGTGCGGGGCTTGTTGGCTCGGCAGACATAAACACCAGAGTGCCGGGGCTGGGCACTGGCGATGAGTAGATTGGTCCGGCCCAAAACGATGACATCCGTGGAGATAGGCTTCCCATCTGGGAACAGAGAAGGAGCAGGTTGGAGGGGGACTCTGGGGCTGTCCCTCCACGTCCTCTTCAACTTAGGagaccctccccaccctcccGGACAAAGCAGGATCACAGTGACTGGCTTGAAGAATCCCAGTTCCTCTGGTCCTAAACCTGGAACTCTGATCCCTAGATAGATGGAAGATGAGAGATGGGAGGTGGCCTCTGGTGGGTGGGGCATGCATTTAATATAGCCTTCTTTTTTGGTGttctattttttgtgttttgagacagagtttgtatagccctggctttcctggaacgcactttggaaaccaggctggccttgaactcagagatacgcctccctctgtgctgggattaaaggcataagccaccaccactgggctttTTAAATACAACCTTCtttacactttttttaaaaaaaaaagatttatgtaatatatatatagtgttctgtctgcatgtatgtctgcaggccagagagggcagggaattgaactcggaaccactagaagagcagtcagagctcttaaccactgagccatctctccagtcctctccttccatctttaggTAGCTCCTGACTTAGAGCCTGTGAGACACTGTACCATCCCGACCACTCCCCCACTCTTCGCCTCTTCCCTCCACACTCACCCTGTCGGACCCAGGACACAAAAGGCGTGGGGTCAGCGGAGGCCACACACTCCATCACTACACTCTGTCCAGACACTACTGTGGTGTTCTCTGGGGCTGCCACAATGACCACATCCTGGCCCCTGCTAGCCTCCAAGGACCCTGGAGAGACAATAGGAGGATGGGGTCTACCTACCACCTGCTGCTCCTGTAATGGCTGAGCCAGGGGAGCAGGGGGCATCAAAATTCCTTATGTCAGAAGGGGGAAAACAGCTACTAAGTTCAAAAGAGCTGACTTAGGCCTCAGGGCTTATCTTGGAGCCACAAGAATGCTCTCCGACACAAATGAATCCTTCCTCAAATGATTGGGCAGATCATACCCATATTTCCTCCCAAATCCATCCTACCCAGCCTCTACCTTGGATCCAGCACTCAGTTCTAGATCTAGCATTGCCTAGACAGATAAGGCGTTGTGTGAGTTAGGCAGGTCCCTTTCCCAAAGCGCCGGGAAGGGGGGTTCCTAAGTGCAAAAGCAAGGATTGGGCTCCAATTTTCAGCCAGGAAGCTTCACATTGTGTTTTTTGTCCAATACTCTCTCGGCACCGCTAAATGGTGAACACCTTGTTTGTCCAGCagggggaggcagagacccagTGCAGAAGAGAGCGCAAAGATCTCCCTGAGCAGCGTTTTAGAGAAGccagggaggagaggatgggatcAGAGAAGGGAGGAATGGCACAAGAGAGCGACCTTGGGGGAGGCTTGAAGTGAGATCTG
Proteins encoded in this region:
- the Igdcc4 gene encoding immunoglobulin superfamily DCC subclass member 4 isoform X3, with the protein product MARADTGRGLLALTFCLLSARGELLLPQETPVKLSCDAGPLQVVLGPQQAAVLDCSLGATAAGPPTRATWSKDGDTVLEHDHLHLLPNGSLWLSSPPEPEDGADEEAFRTWKVIEGSYSCLAHGPLGVVASQVAVVKLATLADFSRHPESQTVEENGTARFECHTEGLPVPIITWEKDQVTVPEEPRLITLPNGVLQILDVQDSDTGSYRCVATNSARQRFSHEAFLSVALRDGKPISTDVIVLGRTNLLIASAQPRHSGVYVCRANKPRTRDFATAAAELRVLGAPAISQAPEALSRTRASTARFVCRASGEPRPTLRWLHDGVPLRPNGRVKVQGGGGSLVITQIGLQDAGYYQCIAENSAGTACAAAPLAVVVREGLPSAPTRVTATPLSSSAVLVAWERPELHSEQIIGFSLHYQKARGVDNVEYQFAVNNDTTELQVRDLEPNTDYEFYVVAYSQLGASRTSSPALVHTLDDVPSAAPQLALSSPNPSDIRVAWLPLPSGLSNGQVVKYKIEYGLGKEEDQVFSTEVPGNETQLTLNSLQPNKVYRVRISAGTGAGYGVPSQWMQHRTPGVHNQSHVPFAPAELKVRAKMESLVVSWQPPPHPTQISGYKLYWREVGAEEEADGDRPPGGRGDQAWDVGPVRLKKKVKQYELTQLVPGRLYEVKLVAFNKHEDGYAAVWKGKTEKAPTPDLPIQRGPPLPPAHIHAEPNSSTSIWLRWKKPDFTTVKIVNYTVRFGPWGLRNASLVTYYTSSGEDILIGGLKPFTKYEFAVQSHGVDMDGPFGSVVERSTLPDRPSTPPSDLRLSPLTPSTVRLHWCPPTEPNGEIVEYLILYSNNHTQPEHQWTLLTTEGNIFSAEVHGLESDTRYFFKMGARTEVGPGPFSRLQDVITLQETFSDSLDVHSVTGIIVGVCLGLLCLLACMCAGLRRSSHREALPGLSSTATSGNPALYSRARLGPPSLPSAHELESLVHPRPQDWSPPPSDVEDKAEVHSLMGGSVSDCRGHSKRKISWAQPGGLSWTGSWAGCELPQGSGPRPALTRALLPPAGTGQTLLLQALVYDAIKSNGRKKPPPACRNQVEAEVIVHSDFGASKGSPDFHLPDLEPEEPLPTEALPSTSGVVDLSQGTDWLGVELEGCEEATSGPERLTCLPEAASASCSCPDLQPSTSLEEAPGKSCQPKALCPLSVSPSLPRAPVTSAQLP
- the Igdcc4 gene encoding immunoglobulin superfamily DCC subclass member 4 isoform X2; amino-acid sequence: MARADTGRGLLALTFCLLSARGELLLPQETPVKLSCDAGPLQVVLGPQQAAVLDCSLGATAAGPPTRATWSKDGDTVLEHDHLHLLPNGSLWLSSPPEPEDGADEEAFRTWKVIEGSYSCLAHGPLGVVASQVAVVKLATLADFSRHPESQTVEENGTARFECHTEGLPVPIITWEKDQVTVPEEPRLITLPNGVLQILDVQDSDTGSYRCVATNSARQRFSHEAFLSVALRGSLEASRGQDVVIVAAPENTTVVSGQSVVMECVASADPTPFVSWVRQDGKPISTDVIVLGRTNLLIASAQPRHSGVYVCRANKPRTRDFATAAAELRVLGAPAISQAPEALSRTRASTARFVCRASGEPRPTLRWLHDGVPLRPNGRVKVQGGGGSLVITQIGLQDAGYYQCIAENSAGTACAAAPLAVVVREGLPSAPTRVTATPLSSSAVLVAWERPELHSEQIIGFSLHYQKARGVDNVEYQFAVNNDTTELQVRDLEPNTDYEFYVVAYSQLGASRTSSPALVHTLDDVPSAAPQLALSSPNPSDIRVAWLPLPSGLSNGQVVKYKIEYGLGKEDQVFSTEVPGNETQLTLNSLQPNKVYRVRISAGTGAGYGVPSQWMQHRTPGVHNQSHVPFAPAELKVRAKMESLVVSWQPPPHPTQISGYKLYWREVGAEEEADGDRPPGGRGDQAWDVGPVRLKKKVKQYELTQLVPGRLYEVKLVAFNKHEDGYAAVWKGKTEKAPTPDLPIQRGPPLPPAHIHAEPNSSTSIWLRWKKPDFTTVKIVNYTVRFGPWGLRNASLVTYYTSSGEDILIGGLKPFTKYEFAVQSHGVDMDGPFGSVVERSTLPDRPSTPPSDLRLSPLTPSTVRLHWCPPTEPNGEIVEYLILYSNNHTQPEHQWTLLTTEGNIFSAEVHGLESDTRYFFKMGARTEVGPGPFSRLQDVITLQETFSDSLDVHSVTGIIVGVCLGLLCLLACMCAGLRRSSHREALPGLSSTATSGNPALYSRARLGPPSLPSAHELESLVHPRPQDWSPPPSDVEDKAEVHSLMGGSVSDCRGHSKRKISWAQPGGLSWTGSWAGCELPQGSGPRPALTRALLPPAGTGQTLLLQALVYDAIKSNGRKKPPPACRNQVEAEVIVHSDFGASKGSPDFHLPDLEPEEPLPTEALPSTSGVVDLSQGTDWLGVELEGCEEATSGPERLTCLPEAASASCSCPDLQPSTSLEEAPGKSCQPKALCPLSVSPSLPRAPVTSAQLP